One Mus caroli chromosome 6, CAROLI_EIJ_v1.1, whole genome shotgun sequence genomic window, GCTTGCAGAAGTGCTCCATATCAGATCTTCACTTCTATAAAATATGGTATTTGCACAAAACCTATGTGCATATCTCTGTGTGCTTTAGATATTCTCCAGGTTAACCGCAGTGACTAAGATGATCTTGGTGGCATACAGATAGTTGTTATAAGTATTTCTCTAGAGAATATGATGGGGAAATCTGTATGTGTTTAACAGTTGCAGCtctttaatttatatatgaaaaGTTTTAGTCAGCAGTGAACTTAGTCTTCGGATATGGAGAGACCATAAAGCTAAGGGGAGCTGTCTCCTATCTCTTAGGAATATTTCTATGCTTTCTCCTTcacttaatttcttttgtttttttctcaagaacattttaaaataatttagctTACTTAATGATTGTCAGCATCCTAAAACTGGTCTATGGTGTTGTAGTGTTTACATTCTCAATCATACAATTCAGGCACCAAAGataatgccaaaaaaaaaaaaaaaaaaaaaaaaaaaaaaaaaaaagagtgaaaatgGATACACAGGCAGTTCTGAACCATTCTATGAAAATAAGCATATCTGGTTTAAAAATTTAACATGTAACTCAAAACATGCTATTATTTTCACCAGGAAATATTTACAAGCAACAAAACCAGGAATAATCTATATTTGTAGAAATTAAGAAACCATAGCCACATATTGTGGACACAGCTGTAACTATAGTACGTGGGAAGAGCAGACAAGACaagaagatcaagaattcaagggtATCCTCAATCCTTAACCCTTAATCAGTTAAGAGTGAGTTTGGGTCTAGTCTAAGCTACAGGAAAAGCAATCTCAGAAACagaataaagcaaagcaaaaagcaGTAATAAATCTTTGCTTAAAATGGTATAGTACTTGGTTCTAATAAATAAGTCTAGAAACCATTTATAAATTGGTAAGACATGGAACTGTTAGAAATTAAATAAGagcaaaagtatttttttaaaaaattaaattagagaCAGAAGAGCCAGCTAATGTTTctccttattttctttataaacaaaatTATCATTGTTTCTCATATGAAACCCATATTTCTAATTGTTTAGAAGAAAGTTAGACAAAGATATACTTGATgaccacttttaaaaaattagtacattttactttttaagaaacaTAACCCATCCATTGTTGATAGAGTTACCAAAGAAGGCAGAGATATCAAAGACGGTATTTAGGCAGGGCAGTGTGGTAGATCTAGTGTATGCCATGCTATGTGGAAGACATCCAAGgtcttgtgctcacagataagcactagaTGACACAGGAATGTTAAGCAGAAAGTATTGTTCCTTTAAAGAAGAGATGCATAATCTGAGAGATTAGACATGGTTAATACTCTGGTAACTCTTGCACTACACTGAATCATCTCCCAGACAAGTATAGTGAGCTTCTCATCTATAAAACTTATCACACATACTTACAAAGAAGTTAAGTCTTCAGTTATATTGTATACAAAGAATTGAGTTAGTTATCACTTGAGAAGTTTTTACCAAGTCGTTGTGCTTCAAAATGCATAAACTATGCTATTTGGGGTCAGATTTCTGAAGTTTGAACCAATACCTGCTCCTTAATCATGCTGAGCCTAACTGCCTACTACGTCTGGCAGACCATATACTGCTGACTGTGGTGATCACAGAGACTCCCACAATGTTATATCATAGTACTTCTATAACTTCTATAGACATAGTGTATACCTCATGTTATACCTCAGTACTCCTTATTTGCCATTTCAGTGTCTATAGCTTCTACTACTTGCATTCAACAGTGAGTTTAAATGACTAAGTATAAAATCGTAGAGATAAGTAATTCAATATATTAAGCTAGACACGCCTTGAGCAGCAATGGTGAGATATCATAGCATCTAGTTTAAGATGTGACTCATTAGTCCCCAGTGCTGTGACTCAGGAACACTCATTCAGTCAGTGATGGAATCATATTGCAAAAGTAGAGATTCTGACAGCCCACTCATGCCAAAGAGAAACTGTGATGCATTTCTCTAAATAAAAGGTACAAAGTACTTcacttaactgaaaaaaaaattgtttacacAAATTGTGAAAGTTATAACCACCAGTTATATCATGAGTTAAGTTAAAATAGAaatccctctctctttctctttctcattctctctatctcttgttctctctctctgtgtgtgtaagagagagagagagagagagagagagagagagagagagagagagagagagagagtgtaaaaCTAAGTGTAGCACTGTCTCCAGGCTCAGTTAGTCTACTAGAAGTGTTGGAATCAGTCCTTGTAAGTTAAGGAAGATCTTATGGTAGTTATGAACTTCTCTGCTACTTATCTCAGAAGTTCTCAAGTGGACTTAACAACTGTATCCTTTGCACTTCTTAGATGCATGTCGGTGCCCACACTGGcatcatttggctctgaaatttgGCTGTGCTGGGCTGATCCTTCTTCTCTTGAGCCTGATTGGACTCAGTGTCTTAGGTAAGTGAGGCAAAGGTTTTCCTTCATAGTTTTCCCATGTAAATATTAGTCCTCTTTATAGCACTTGGCTTCTTTAAGTGGGTAAGGTCAATGTCACGTAATTGTTACAGGATAATATCCTGAACTTTCTGCTGAAACATCACATTCCTTCCATGCTTCTTAATTTTTTAGAAAACCATTACAGGGTAAAGCTCTTGacctataaaaaaataaaattcacattgtTCCAAAAAGATGACAATAACAAAGAACCCAAAAGTCCCATGTTAGCATCTGCTTCTGACATGCCTGCTGAACCTTGTCTTGGTGTGGTTGTGACTTCAGATAAGCAAGCTCAGGTGTGACTGTGAACAACTGAGAGATTCAGCCATGCCCACAGGCTGACTTGTCAAGCAGAATCATGGAACCTCAGAGCCTTGTGAACCTACATGATCTGTGCTCTTCTTGTTCATATATCCTGTCTCAGAACTTGTTCCTTAATCTAGTTTCCTGATATTTTATCCTCAGTCCAGAAATTCAGATTTGTTGAAATAACCCCATTGCCTGAAGTGAGAAATAGAATATCCTTTCTACTATTTATTTCACCATTTCATCCTCTctgtatgtttttcttatttactaGTGAGATTCCTAGTGCAAAAACCACCAATAGAAAAATGCAGTGTGGCTGCTCAAGAGAACAGGACTGAACTAACAGGTAATTGTGTGGCTTGAATTTCCTGAGGATAATAGGTAGCAGAAAATTTCGAGTTATCTCAGTCAAAGTTCACAACAGTCCTCGATGAAGACACCATATTGCcgtgtttttttttctgagaagacaGCCATACTTTTAAGAACTCATGGAGAGTCACACAGTTTGTAAATGTTGGTCCTGCTGCCTACTGGTGCTGGTGCACATGAGCACTCACAGGCAGATATCAAGTTAAAAAGTGTAATACTAGTGAATATGTTAAACAGGTTACTTTGTTTGATGTtaattaatataaacaaaatataaaatgaatccTTTGTCATTAATTATGATTCCCTGATATATGACAGCATTAGTTAGGTTCCCACATGCACTAATGAAGTACCTACTGTGTGTAGTTGATTGTGATGTACCATAAACAGGGCAGAAATAGAACatgtcctctctcttctctagGAAGATCAGCCATACTAGAGTGCCCGAGATATTGGCATCCACACTGGaacaaatgtttatttgtttctcaaatTTCCAGACCTTGGGCAGAAGGTCGAGATGCCTGCTCTATGGAAGACGCCATTTTGTTGCTcattgaaaataaagaagaactGGTAAATTGTTAAACAATATTGTTAAGTAGAATATAAAGCTTAGCTTTTCTTTAAGCTATGTCACCATCTCTGAATTCTAACCAATTGTCTATGCTGAGGAACTGGAGGCTTGTATTTTAAAGAGTTCATAATATGAGAGATTAATTGGATTTATGAATTAATAACTTGGATGAatcaattaaaatacaaacattatatatatatatatatatatatatatatatctcaatgTAGAGAGAATTATTGGTGGGGAGCTAGGAAGATCTTGAGCAGAACGTGTTTAGAACTAATCGTGGATTAGAAGGTTAATAGATGAATGTAAGTCATGAATAAACATGTTGTAGCTCAAGTATTTCACTCTGTTTTTAATTGTAGAGATTTGTGCAGAACTTGATAAAGGGAAAAGAACAGTTATTTTTTATTGGACTAAAATATGTACAGAAGGAGGAGATCTGGAAGTGGATAGATGGCTCTATTTTAAATCCTAACCTGTAAGTTTTAAATGAACTAATTTGAAAATTCAATTCATATCTATTTTACTAAAATTaagttttagaattttaatttagtttataaATTCTTGAAAGGTTCAGATGAAAAGACAAGTCaaccatttattgaaaaatttCATGTACAAGTAGATATCAACCCTTTTTaatagtttgtgtgtatgtgtgtatttgtttacaATGGAATTTTAAAGGATAAATAGTATATTAACTTATCCATGtcagagataaaatatttttaaatgcctatctgaaatacttaatatatttttattttttaaatacatacccttacaaagaatttctttaattttttttatgtgtgtgtgccagcatgtatgtatgtataccatgtgcatgcaggagcccacagaggtcagaggagggcatcagatttcctgtaactggagttacagatgattgtaatcTGCATTGTGGGAGCTGGAAGTTGAATCTGTGTTCTTTGCATGAGAAGTAAGCACTCTTAAACTCTAAACCATCTCTTGCAACCCTACACAAAAATTCTTATGTAGTTCTTTAGAATTGTGGCAGAAAGTTGCATCTTAGTTTGTCACAAAATAAACTTCTCTAAGCAGAATCAGAATAGACATtgccttttgaaaataatttcatacaaACTAAtgattgattttgtgtgtgtgtgtttgtatctgtatgggtattgattttgttttgtgtttaatcTTGATTAATGCTTGTTTAATCTTGATtcataatacaaaaatattatgaTAATAACTGAAAAATTCATGTACAGCAGAGGATTATACTCAGTTGCTGTGTGATTTACTCTTGGATAAAATGATGCTCTGATCAAACAGCAACAACCAGGTAAATCTGGAGGCTGTACTTCTATAGTAAAAAGAGAGTCAGCCAAAGCCTGTTTTTGTTTGCACTGCACTGAGACAATGGCTCCAGGTACAAGCTTTAGGTATCTAAGCTTCATAGCTCATTCCAcaaaacccatataaaaagccagatgcagaAGTGAATATCTGGATCTTGGCACTCCTGCAGAGAGACGGGAGGTGGAGATCAGACATTGGCCCAGAAGAACTTGGACCAGTGAGCCTCGAGTTCACAGCAggtagaaacaaaatagaaagggaGACACTAGGGTGTCATCAAATTTGCTGTTCAGTTCCAAGGAACTCTATATAAAAAAGGAGCAGAGGTAAAGGCACAGGAATGAGGGACTTCTGCCTACTGTCTGATATGTTATATCCACTGTTAGAGacaggctagttttgaactcacCCTTCCTTGCAATCACCCAGAAGATGCCTGTATTAGTGTTTGTTTTCTGGTCTTATTCTCACATGTAGGGGTCTCCAGGAACTCAGGGTATGAGACTAGTGCTTCAATAAAACAAAGACCCACCAGCCTTTGGCATGACACAGAAAAGAATCGGACCCTGTTCAACATGAGTTGAGGCTCTTGTCCTCTCTGCATCCAATTCTGTAGACTCACTGTGTTCATTCTGTTTATTAAATACAGTTACTGAGCACCTAGTGTGTAAATCCTgacatgtattcatgtatatgtcAATACCTCCCCTAAACATTAGCTGGTATTTTAGGAAACTGAATCTCAGCAAGATGAAGATGCTTTCCACATAAACACATAACATGTTTGTATTAGATGGAGTAGGTTTCAGCCCAACTCACAAACCTCCCTTTTTTACACCATGATAAAGATTGTTGCTGGAAAAATTCTTCCCCAGTGACAGTGCAATAAAAAATTATAGGGGCTTCTATCAGCTGCATCTTTAATGTTGATATATGTTTATAATGTTTATCAGTGCATAATAACTATACACAAATATCATGTAATCTAGAGATTTCTTAAAAGTCCAGAGAAAAATGATGGCTGATGTGATAATTGTGAGAAAATCTTGGACAGCTATTCTTTACTCTCCAGATTACGAATCACTGGCAAGGACAAAGAAAACAGCTGTGCCATCATCTCACACACAGAAGTGTTTTCAGATTCTTGTTCTTCAGACAACCACTGGATCTGCCAAAAGACCCTGATACATGTCTGAAAGCCTGTGTCCTGATTCCTGATTGTGAGTCTCATCTGGATTACTTCACTGTCCACATCGGATCTCTGCACTGAACATTCTGTTGGCCCACCCAGTGAATAGCTAGTGGCACAAAGCATGGACTCCAAAACCACTGTCACTTTTACAGATGCTCATGTCCAGTTTATTGTGTAAACATAaatgtacacagacacagatgtacCATTCTAGGAGAGGAGTTCTATAGAAGGAAGCCCAGACCAGCAACAGGCAGTGGAGGCCTTGTGATGCCCTAGCTGATCTTTGTGTCTGAGGTCATCTGCAGAGAGCTGCAGAAAACTGTTTGTAAAGTCTAGATTTTGACCCTATCCCCACTTCAAGCTACTTCACATTTGGGCTCTAGAACCTTGCTCTTGACTGACAGCAGAGGCTCAGAGTTAAGGAGCTTGAGATGAAAAGGGTTTGTATTGATTGACACTTGCCAACTAGTTGAATAATAACTGACTAATAATGCTGTGTGTGACAATGAGTGTGACTTTATGTAAACAGAACTCTGCTCATATGATACCTCCTACCCTGTGGTGATGTACCAGCAGACTCTGGGCAGATTCTGGGCCATTGATGCTGGggttctcagtctcctgagcTGCATTAAAGTGGGATGTCCTCTTCTCCAGTGCCCTGTTAGTACAGCTATaacaataccaccaccaccaccaccaccaccacgactaccaataacaaaaacaaaaagactaagaCAGGGACTTGTCTCTTCCCACTGTCTACAGGCGtcctattttaattttctcatcacTTCTTTCTTCCACATTTCTCTATAATTTATAGCTTATGTACAAACTGTAGGACATATGTAGCTAAATATTGGATAATTGTAGTAGGAAATAAATGacagcattttaatttttaagttagagaaattttcaaaaataagtatTCTGATAAATCTTTTGGATGTCCtcttctcaaaaaaacaaaacaaaataaacaaaccataaACCAAAAAACCCGAAAAACTTTGTCAAATTTTCCAttgtaatcaaaagaaaaatagtgaatttactatataaagaaataatgaaatttactatataaagaaataatgaaacttctTAGAATAGATACCTACAGACCCTCATCACTCAAtgtgaaatgtaataaaatggaAGCATATGCTGTGATCCAAGTAAAATctcaattaaaataattctaaaataaaattattatttaggGTGTATGATGTTCTCcttgtatgtttgtctgtgtactgTGTAGGTACAGTGCCCTAGGATGCAAGAAGCAGAATttgatcccctaggactggagttatagatgattgcaAGTTGCAATGTGGGTAATACTCTTGGACATCCACTCTGAAACAGTTTTGTCTACACATCGGTGGATCCTGATACTCAAGAATTCCTACAATTGACCTGGAATATCTTTCCCCAGGATTTGAGATAGTCTCACCTTTTGGACTAAACATTCACTAAGGACTGGGCCTGTCTCACTCtttttcctcctgcctctcccattTTGCCTCCTACCTGCTTTAGTATATAGATAACCTCCTCTTTTGTGGCACTTTTCTCTCTGATAGCAAATATGACACCACCTTGCTCAATTTCCTCAGCTCCTAAAGTTTCTGGCTCTCAACTCCCAAGTCACctacctgatattctctctcaCACCAACCCCAAAACACTTCACTTGAAACTATCTCATCTCTGGCCTCATGGCTAGTTTCCTCCATTCATGGGTCCCTAGTACATTCCTTATACCAAGTCTCTTCTggacttcctctttcttcccatccACAGACAAGTCCTTAAATTTAAAATGGTCTCTTTTCCACTCCAGCACTCTATCTCTCAGATATATGCCTAATCTTCCATCCTTACATTTCCAAAACACACAAATACTTGCTAAGTCTGACCCTTACCCCTGTCACTTACTTTTCCAAAACTCTTGACATCATCATTCATGGCTGACCTCACTTTCTCCATTTCATAGCTCCTTTGCTCACCTctaacctaaaaacaaacaaaagtacaacaaaacaaacaccaacaaacaccaccaccaacaacaacaaaattacaaaCTCTTGGATTTCCTCTCATTATCTATTGATCCCTCTCAAAATCTATTGATTCCCTCTCACAATCTATTCCCACCAAGATCTCCCATTCTCCTAAAGCTTGTCCATTGTCTTTGATTCCATCCTTCCAAATTCACCAAACTTACTACTCACATTTCTTACCTGCCTGCCCTCCAATTCATCCCTTTACCACGATGTTCCCCTGATCCTTTGAACTTATATCTAAAAACTCTGAAAGGCTCCTACCCCATATCCCTTTCATGCACAAGAGTATTCTTTAGCAATCATGTCTACATTTTGTATACAGGTGACAGCTCCTTCCTGTCAAATGGCCACATCAAACTTACTCCTCCATTATTAGTATTCATCCTTACCCCCAGGCTCCCCTTCCTCCAATAAGATTATGCATTGTCCACAAATCTCATCTCTCTTTTCACTCTCTTTTCCTCTGGCCAAATGATTGCTAGACATCCACTGCCAACTGACTCCTCCAAATTCACTAACTATCCAGATACCAAACACTCTGAATGAACCCTACACTCCCAACAAGATATAACTAAGCCCAAGCCATCTCCTATCTGATGATAACCAAAA contains:
- the LOC110296506 gene encoding killer cell lectin-like receptor subfamily B member 1F, yielding MDTSKVHGNVKPFRCPGYKQESSPSFSPDACRCPHWHHLALKFGCAGLILLLLSLIGLSVLVRFLVQKPPIEKCSVAAQENRTELTGRSAILECPRYWHPHWNKCLFVSQISRPWAEGRDACSMEDAILLLIENKEELRFVQNLIKGKEQLFFIGLKYVQKEEIWKWIDGSILNPNLLRITGKDKENSCAIISHTEVFSDSCSSDNHWICQKTLIHV